The proteins below come from a single Zonotrichia leucophrys gambelii isolate GWCS_2022_RI chromosome 3, RI_Zleu_2.0, whole genome shotgun sequence genomic window:
- the PKIB gene encoding cAMP-dependent protein kinase inhibitor beta: MTDVEPVVTDFASSGRSGRRNALPDILGSPAGAGTSDLPHKLAELSVSEDAGAEGGEESSSKALLESQEAEGKRNDS; encoded by the exons ATGACTGATGTAGAGCCTGTGGTCACAGATTTTGCCTCATCAGGACGGTCAGGCCGCCGAAACGCCTTACCAGATATCCTGGGCtctcctgctggtgctgggacTTCGGACCTGCCACACAAACTGGCCGAGCTCTCTGTTTCAGAAG atgcaggagcagagggtggAGAAGAGTCATCATCCAAAGCCTTGCTGGAAAGTCAAGAGGCGGAAGGAAAACGCAATGATTCCTAA